The following proteins are encoded in a genomic region of Desulfosporosinus youngiae DSM 17734:
- a CDS encoding YkvI family membrane protein gives MRWKVSFQVAATYIGAVMGAGFASGQEIQQFFARFGYWGLIGVVLSSVLFSLLGWGMLDLQERWKISSYKQFFNRLLGPGLGKWADKLVSILLFVGMLAMISGSGALFEEYFGFSRWLGIILTGSVIALALLYRGEGVLWINSVLIPLKFVFCLGIATIAIFATTSVDSENVKMLPNPIVSNWAVSAILYVSFNLTLAMVVFASLGREVQKAGARLGALLGGIALGLFAFSIGSALLRYPDILGLEIPMVGIAGKLGDWPAFFYVVVLWLAMITAAVGNGFSLISRVAESGGLSYGKAAFIVFLLLIPTAGVKFSQIVQLVYPLFGYLGLIFMPAILYYWLRR, from the coding sequence ATGCGGTGGAAAGTATCGTTTCAGGTTGCGGCAACTTATATTGGCGCGGTCATGGGGGCTGGTTTTGCTTCCGGTCAAGAAATTCAGCAATTCTTTGCGCGCTTCGGGTATTGGGGATTAATTGGGGTTGTTCTGAGTTCGGTATTATTTTCTCTTCTGGGTTGGGGTATGTTAGATCTTCAAGAACGATGGAAGATCTCTTCCTATAAGCAATTCTTTAACCGTTTACTGGGGCCGGGCTTGGGGAAATGGGCTGATAAGCTGGTCAGTATCCTTTTGTTTGTAGGAATGCTGGCCATGATATCCGGAAGTGGGGCTCTTTTTGAGGAGTATTTTGGATTTTCCAGGTGGTTAGGGATTATCTTGACAGGATCTGTTATAGCCTTAGCCTTATTGTATCGGGGTGAAGGAGTTCTATGGATTAATTCAGTCCTGATACCTTTAAAGTTCGTATTTTGCTTAGGAATTGCAACAATTGCAATATTTGCCACTACTTCGGTGGATAGCGAAAACGTCAAGATGCTGCCAAATCCAATTGTCAGCAATTGGGCAGTTTCGGCGATCTTATATGTTTCCTTTAACCTGACCTTAGCTATGGTGGTATTTGCATCACTGGGGCGAGAGGTTCAAAAGGCCGGTGCTCGTTTAGGAGCGCTTTTGGGTGGGATTGCTCTCGGGCTATTTGCTTTTTCTATAGGATCGGCTTTACTGCGTTATCCGGATATATTGGGTCTGGAAATTCCTATGGTAGGGATTGCGGGTAAGTTAGGGGATTGGCCTGCCTTTTTCTATGTTGTGGTTTTATGGTTAGCCATGATTACTGCGGCAGTAGGAAATGGGTTTAGTCTGATAAGCAGAGTGGCTGAATCTGGAGGCTTGAGTTATGGTAAGGCAGCATTTATAGTATTTCTTCTGCTGATCCCTACAGCAGGGGTGAAATTTTCTCAGATAGTGCAGCTTGTCTATCCTTTATTTGGTTATTTAGGACTGATTTTTATGCCGGCGATTCTTTACTACTGGCTCAGAAGATAA
- the yyaC gene encoding spore protease YyaC — MSLFSLLTETKKIKAHVDDYAAKAKLEEHLSDLFASTHKRPAVILCIGTDRSTGDALGPLIGTHLSRLKLPQLHVYGTLDDPVHATNLEHNILTIKNNFINPFIIAVDACLGRLDSIGCITLAQGPLKPGAGVNKKLPEVGEVHMTGIVNVGGFMEYMVLQNTRLNLVWRMSENISSLITRSYLRTHIKQ, encoded by the coding sequence GTGAGTTTGTTTTCATTATTGACTGAGACTAAAAAAATTAAAGCGCATGTTGATGATTATGCTGCCAAAGCAAAACTGGAAGAACATCTTTCAGATCTTTTTGCTTCTACACACAAACGTCCTGCAGTAATTCTGTGTATCGGAACCGATAGATCAACTGGTGACGCTTTAGGTCCATTGATTGGGACACATCTTTCCCGGCTCAAACTGCCTCAACTTCATGTCTATGGAACATTGGATGATCCTGTACATGCAACGAACCTGGAGCATAACATACTTACAATTAAGAATAACTTTATTAATCCTTTTATTATCGCAGTTGATGCTTGTCTTGGCCGTTTAGATTCTATCGGCTGCATCACACTTGCTCAAGGACCCTTGAAACCTGGAGCAGGCGTGAACAAAAAACTTCCAGAAGTTGGAGAAGTTCATATGACCGGCATTGTAAATGTCGGTGGTTTTATGGAATACATGGTGTTGCAAAATACCAGGCTCAACTTAGTCTGGAGAATGTCAGAAAATATTAGTTCTCTTATAACTCGCTCATACTTAAGAACCCATATAAAACAATAA
- a CDS encoding DUF4446 family protein yields the protein MTIESIMPLYWWAACIMAIVLLLLSVITILLYGRMKRFEASYISLQTFVNGKQMDILLQEYQDKLSKLEQNLEECKVRLNPIEVKLKAGIDRAELIRFRAFEDVGSDLSFAFALLNQEGDGVVLSSIHSREEARVYAKPISGGQSTYLLSDEEKEVVAKAMIGQKI from the coding sequence GTGACAATTGAAAGTATTATGCCCTTATATTGGTGGGCTGCTTGTATTATGGCTATTGTATTGCTCTTACTCTCCGTAATTACAATTTTGCTTTATGGTCGAATGAAGCGATTTGAGGCATCCTATATAAGCTTACAAACCTTTGTGAATGGCAAACAAATGGATATCTTACTTCAAGAGTATCAAGATAAATTAAGTAAACTGGAACAGAATCTAGAGGAATGCAAAGTAAGGCTCAATCCAATTGAAGTCAAATTGAAAGCCGGCATAGATCGGGCTGAATTAATTCGTTTCAGAGCATTTGAAGATGTAGGCAGCGACTTAAGCTTTGCTTTCGCACTCTTGAATCAAGAGGGAGATGGAGTTGTACTTAGTTCTATCCATAGTCGTGAGGAAGCAAGAGTTTATGCCAAACCAATAAGTGGAGGACAGTCTACGTATTTACTTTCGGATGAAGAAAAAGAAGTCGTCGCAAAAGCGATGATCGGGCAAAAGATTTAA